The DNA segment GAGGTCACAACAGCAGTGGCAGATCAATCCTCGAGGAGCAGTGGTCTGACAATGGGCCTGACAAGACTCACCGAACGGAATTCCGGTACCGCCCGGGCACTTCCTGCAAATCGCGGTCGCTCACGCCAGACGGCTCCAGCACAGCCATTCGCGACGAATCTGCGGATGGTAGATTTTTCCGGGACAGCCGCACGCCGCCGGCGAAAAGCGTTATAAACTTTGCCCATGATTGTCGATAGGCATCTGGCCTTGCGCTGGGTCGTCCGGCTACGGCATGGATTGATCGTGGGCGAGATCGCCCTGATCGCCGGTTTGTCGTACGGACTCCGAATTCCGATGCCGTTGGTATGGCTGGGGCCGGCTCTTGCCGTTCAAGCCTTGAGCAACTGGCTGCTCAACCTTGAGAAAGGGCGCCTTAACTGGAATGCGGAACATATGGTCGGCGGACTATTCGTGCTGGATACCTTCTGCCTGACGCTGATTCTCGCATTGAGTGGCGGTCCGGCGAATCCCTTCAGTCTCCTGTACCTCGTTCAGATTACCTTTTCCGCTGTGGTGCTGCGCGAGTGGTGGACGCGCGGGCTCGGTATCATTTCAACGCTCTGCTTCGGACTGCTGTTTCTGGTGTCACGGGACGTGCCGGCTTTCCATCAGCACACGGAGCCGGGCGTGGTTTCGGTTCATCTGCTCGGGATGTGGGTGGCGTTTGCGAGCGCCGCCTTGCTCATCAGCTTTTTCGTCGGCCGGCTGTCGGCCGAAATCCTGTTGATGCAGAAGCGCCTGGCCCGGAACGAACGGCTGGCATCGCTTGTAACGCTGGCTGCCGGAGCTGCCCACGAGATTGCAACTCCGCTTTCAACGATTGCCGTGACCGCAAAAGAAATGGAGCACGACGCGGGGGTTCGTCTTTCCGATCAGCGAATGCAGGAGGATGCGCGCCTGATCCGCTCTCAAGTGGAACGCTGCCGGTTGATTCTCGAGCGCATGGGCGCGCAAGGCGCGGATCCGTTTGGAGAGTCGCCCCGGGTCATCGGTTTGGAACAATTGCTCATGCAGGTGCGAGAGAACTTTCCGGACGAGCGCTCGCGCATTTGTATCGAGACGGATTCCCGAAGCGCGGCGAATTGTATGATCCCGGTTCGCGCCGCGGTCGAGGCATTGTCCGCTCTCGTGAAGAACGCCCTGGACGCCAGCCCGAACGGCCATGCGGTAAAGTTACGAGCCATGCGCCATGCTCCCGAGAGCGTGCGTTTTCTGATTCGTGATGAAGGTATCGGAATGAGCGCCGAGATCATGGAGCGCGTTGCAGAACCGTTCTTTACGACCAAGGCGCCGGGGAAGGGGATGGGACTCGGCGCATTTCTGGCCCACCTCTTTGCCCAGACTCTGGGCGGAAATTTATCGTTCGAATCGGCGCCCGGGCGCGGGTGTACGGCGATTCTCGAACTTCCGGATATGACCGATGCGCGATCCTGATTTAACAGTTCTCGTGGTCGACGACGATCCAACCTTTCGGAATCGCCTGTGCCGTGCGTTTCGCGATCGGGATTGCGAGGCCTACGAGGCGGAGACGGCACAAGCGACGCTGGACGTTGCACGCAGCGTAAGCCCCGATCTTGTTCTGCTGGATCTGAAAATGCCTGGGCTGAGCGGGCTCGATCTGATTCAAGACATCAAGAAGGTCGATTCCACGATTGCCGTTATCATTCTCACCGGTTACGGAAGTATTCCCACCGCAATGCAGGCCTTGAAGCTCGGCGCCGATCACTACCTGGGCAAACCTGCCGATGCGGAGCAGATTCTGGCCGCTTATCAGGACCTGGCATCCGGTTCAGCGCGGAAGCCGGCGCCGACAACGGTTCCGTCGCTCGCAAGGGTGGAGTGGGAACACATCCAGCGCGTGCTTTCAGATTGTTCCGGAAATATCAGCCAGGCAGCGAAGCTGCTAGGGATCCATCGCCGCTCGCTGCAGCGGAAATTGTCGAAGTATCCGCCGGCGCAGTAGGATTTCATGAGGAGGAAGGGAATGAAGAGATCTGTTGTCTTGATCGCTACGATTCTATGTCTGGCGGCTGGTCTGGCCTTTGGCCA comes from the Terriglobia bacterium genome and includes:
- a CDS encoding ATP-binding protein; its protein translation is MIVDRHLALRWVVRLRHGLIVGEIALIAGLSYGLRIPMPLVWLGPALAVQALSNWLLNLEKGRLNWNAEHMVGGLFVLDTFCLTLILALSGGPANPFSLLYLVQITFSAVVLREWWTRGLGIISTLCFGLLFLVSRDVPAFHQHTEPGVVSVHLLGMWVAFASAALLISFFVGRLSAEILLMQKRLARNERLASLVTLAAGAAHEIATPLSTIAVTAKEMEHDAGVRLSDQRMQEDARLIRSQVERCRLILERMGAQGADPFGESPRVIGLEQLLMQVRENFPDERSRICIETDSRSAANCMIPVRAAVEALSALVKNALDASPNGHAVKLRAMRHAPESVRFLIRDEGIGMSAEIMERVAEPFFTTKAPGKGMGLGAFLAHLFAQTLGGNLSFESAPGRGCTAILELPDMTDARS
- a CDS encoding response regulator; the encoded protein is MRDPDLTVLVVDDDPTFRNRLCRAFRDRDCEAYEAETAQATLDVARSVSPDLVLLDLKMPGLSGLDLIQDIKKVDSTIAVIILTGYGSIPTAMQALKLGADHYLGKPADAEQILAAYQDLASGSARKPAPTTVPSLARVEWEHIQRVLSDCSGNISQAAKLLGIHRRSLQRKLSKYPPAQ